In one window of Cellulophaga sp. HaHa_2_95 DNA:
- the xerA gene encoding site-specific tyrosine recombinase/integron integrase, with protein MEKGRNVTLKHLLIKEKRFIGLQFNTDKVIHSLVKQLPDVKWSNTYNMAYIVNNKENLNLIFDLFTGVVWVNCNHFFDKKVSKENNEPINIAWFRTRQLPKAYRVCPNSYLDKLELKKYANNTVRTYVSSFEAFINYYHSAELISLNESDVRAYLLVLIQDKKSNSYINSAINSIKFYYESVLGMPNRFYEIERPRKEKKLPKVLAKEDVFDIIAHTNNLKHKCIVSLLYSSGIRRNELINLKISDIDSRRMLIRIESAKGNKDRYTLLSHSLLKDLRTYYKQYKPEKYLIEGMYGKQYSGQSIGKIVRNAAQKAGIKIIVTPHMLRHSFATHLLEAGTDIRQIQVLLGHSSTTTTEIYTHVATTTFKKIKNPLDS; from the coding sequence ATGGAAAAAGGCAGAAATGTTACATTAAAACACCTCTTAATTAAAGAAAAACGTTTTATCGGCTTGCAGTTTAACACCGATAAAGTTATTCATTCACTTGTAAAACAATTGCCAGATGTAAAATGGAGCAACACTTACAACATGGCTTACATTGTGAATAATAAAGAAAACTTAAACCTGATTTTTGATTTATTTACCGGTGTCGTTTGGGTTAATTGCAACCATTTTTTTGACAAAAAAGTATCCAAAGAAAATAACGAGCCTATTAATATTGCTTGGTTCAGGACAAGACAACTTCCCAAGGCGTATAGAGTTTGCCCTAATAGTTATTTAGACAAACTAGAGCTAAAAAAATATGCAAATAATACCGTAAGAACATACGTATCAAGTTTTGAGGCATTTATTAATTATTATCATAGCGCGGAATTAATTTCTCTTAATGAAAGTGATGTTAGAGCATATCTGTTGGTATTAATTCAAGATAAAAAATCTAATTCGTACATAAACTCTGCTATAAACAGTATAAAGTTTTATTACGAATCTGTTCTTGGTATGCCTAACAGGTTTTACGAAATAGAAAGACCTAGAAAAGAAAAGAAGTTGCCAAAAGTACTTGCTAAAGAAGATGTATTTGATATTATAGCACATACAAACAACTTGAAACACAAATGTATAGTTAGTCTTTTATACTCCTCCGGAATACGTAGAAATGAATTAATTAATTTAAAAATTTCGGATATAGACAGTAGACGAATGTTAATAAGGATTGAATCTGCAAAAGGGAATAAAGACCGTTACACCTTACTCTCACATTCGCTCCTGAAAGACTTACGAACGTATTATAAGCAATATAAACCTGAAAAGTATCTAATAGAAGGTATGTATGGAAAACAATATTCTGGTCAAAGCATTGGAAAGATAGTACGTAACGCAGCCCAAAAAGCAGGTATTAAAATTATAGTAACACCGCATATGCTTAGACACAGTTTTGCTACTCATTTATTAGAAGCAGGTACGGATATAAGACAAATTCAGGTTTTACTTGGCCATAGTTCTACTACAACAACTGAAATATATACTCATGTTGCTACTACCACTTTTAAAAAAATAAAAAACCCTCTTGATTCTTAG